The window TCTATTTGCTACAATAAATCTTTTGCTAAAGGATGTATTCCTGTTCGTGATAATGTTCTGTTTGTGGGAACCGCTAACTTCGATGAAACTACCAAGGACTTTTCTAACCGCATGCTAGATCGTACGAATGTAATTTTTTTAGAAAAGCTGACTTTTGGGGAAGCATCAGTTCCCAAGGAAGAAAACGTTGAAGCCACTAATATGTCAGGGGGAGTTAATCGTAAAATCTATAATCAGGAATGGATCAAAGTAAATGTTGCCATGGAGGAACACGAGATCTTATTATTGGATCGTTTACATGATCTTATGAGAGAATACGATTCGCAATTAGGAGTAAGTTTTCGTATATATAAAGGCATTGAGAAATATTTAGCCAATACACCCACTGATGCAGACGGTAATGCATTGATTACTCGACATACTGCGTTTGATTATCAAGTAAAGCAGCGGATTCTGACTAAAATCCGGGGTCATCGAGAACAAATACAGGATTTAATCGGCTATTGTGACGCTGAAAATCGTTATCACATGGGTTATATTGGTCGTCTTTTAATGGAAGAGGGAGAAGGGGAAGATAAGTTTAAATTCTCCCTTGCCTTTTTAAAGCAGAAAGCTAAGGAGCTGACAAGGAACGGCTATGCAATATAATGCCACCGACCTACCTTTTGTTTTGGAGTTTTTTACAAATTCTACTTCAAGACATACTCAGCAAGCTCAGTATTTTTGGAGTTCTCAACATACACCCGCTTCAGTATCTTATTTTATATCTGTAAAAGAAAACATCCCGTTGGGCATTCGGTTGTATGCCAAAAATGAAGAACTACCAAAAGATACCAAGGTAATAATAGAATCAAGCACATATGATGAGTTCGGTAAACAAAAAAGATTAACTGTTGCTGAAACAACTAGAGATCATAACGAATATTTATTCATGCCTCATACGGGAGATGAATTTCCTTGGCGTTTAGGCGTATACTTTTTAGAGGTACACGTTGGTCAAGAAGTGTATAGTGCTGGTCTTATGGTTTCTCCGATTCACTTGTCACAAGAACAGGTGCAGCATATGCATCACTTGCTAGAGCAAGAGATTGATGGCATGATTTACGATCTGATATTCACACAAACTTCCACTAGTCAAGAACACGAAATATTAAAAATGAAGTCCTACTATGATTATGTATTGCGGCTAATTAACGATAAGGATTTCTTGTCTTCCAGTTTGATGCAGATAGAGAGAAATCTGCTTTCAACTATTGAAACAATCTACAAAGCAGAGGCATTTCAAGGTAAGCAAGATCAAAAAAGTTTGCGGATGAATCAGGTAAAAGGTAATACAACAAATTTCAACAAGCGTAAACGTTTAATCATAGATTTGCCTGCCAATCGTTGGATAAAGCATGTGTTGCTTACTTGGAAAAGCGAACTATTGAATGTTAGTGGCGCTATAGAAGTGGACTTGACACAGGCTTTAACTACTATGGCTAAAAAGGAAGAGGATAAACGAGCCAGCGAAATGCACAAACAGCGATATTTTAATGCACGTGATATTTCTTATGAAGCGCGTAGTGCGATGAGCAGGCGAATATATCGATTAGCTGATGAAATTTCCAGGACACAGCGAGAGGTAGGGGTGCTATCTAGGTGGCATGATGTTGTCCAACATATGATTGGTCGCATAATTTATATCTTAGCTTCTACAGATTTGAAAAATATACAAGATGGACAACAAAAGCCACAGTTAAAGGAGAAACATTACCGCGATATCAGCCAATGGGTTGAAGAGGGGCGCAGAGTGTTACTTGGGCAAGAATCGGCCAAGCATATTGTACGCGTGCTTAAACCAACTTGGAAAGTGTATGAACAGTTTGTGTACTTTCAAGTTGTAGAACTTGTTAAAAGGATGGGATTTCAGGTCTCCTTACAAGTTCCTTTGGATCAATTAAGAGATCTTCGTTCTGGTACCTGTTTGACACTGGAAAATGATAAATATATTATTCATGCTTGGTATGACAGAGTTGTGGATCTTAGAGAGGATGCCTTACGCACTAAGGATCAATTTTTCTCTCGACAAATAATCCAACCGGACATCCGCCTTGATCTTTATAGAAAAAGCGATGTACCTATACTATTGTCTTGCGTAGCTATGGATGCCAAGCATCGTAAATATAGATCACTTTATAATGAAGCTTACACAAATGAGGTTTTTACACAGCTCTCAAAATATTTAAATATTTTTTTTGCTGGTCAAAACACAACTCCTAGAAACAAACGGAGTACCGTAGTTCATCGAGTTATCTGTTTATATAGTAAGGATGATGATGCAAATGTATTTCAAGATGAGCAACCACTTATATATATTCAATTGTTCCCCGATATTGAAAATGGCAACATAATTGGTTCGGAAGAGTTATATCGAGAACTTAGTGCTTGGTTTGAAGAGTCGGTGGGTGAAGAAATAAATATTGTCAACTAACTTTATCTTTTACTACCGTATGTCAGTATGAAAATAGAAGTACCTAAGCAAACCATTAGCCGAGTGAGTCGAGTTAGTAGCTCCTCGGGCTTTTGGTGTTGTCTTTATAAAAACAAATATTAAGGAGCAATATAATATTCCTATATATATGTTGATTTAAAATACTTCCAGCGTCGTACTTACTCAAAGTCATTCATACACTTAGTTTCCCCCAACAACTCCCCAACAGAAACCTCCAGCGCCTTCGCTATAGCAACCACCTCATAATCCTGCACAAGCCTATACTGACCTTCTAAACGAGACAAACTAGTCGGGCTAATATCTAACCCGAAGGTTTGCAACCTGGCAAGGAAATCCTTTTGCTTCATTCGCTTAGCTTTTCGAATAGCTACAACACGGGTCCCGATGATGTTTTTGTCACCTGGGGGTTCTTTGCGATGCTTCATTTCCGGGTCACCTCACAATTTAACCAAATTGTATGCGAGGTAACTGTTGTTTTAATGCGAATATCGAATTAAAATAAAATAAACCGATAACCGCATTAAAATTTCTGTACATCGTCTACAGATATAGCTTTTCCAGGAGGGAGGGGTTGTAATGCAGCATTTGAGTCAGAAATATGAGGAGGAAAAGCGCAAGCTGAATGACCTTGGACAAAGATCGCTTGAGGAGGGAGTTCCGCTCAGCGGGAATGAAGCGGTTCAGTCTCAGAGTCGTAAGGTAGATGAACTTATTATTCAGATGTATCAAGAAAAGGACAGGCAATCAGAGGTTTGTCGTTTAAACTTCTTTGATGGAGGAGATGTGGTGAGCTTTCCGGCATGGTTTGTACAAACGATGCAAGGCAGATTAAATGAAGTGACCGCACAGATCGAATACCAATCCGAGCCCAGACTTGTTTTTGAAGAAGAGAATAAGGCATTTCAGGCTCTCTTTGACTCCATGGACATTGCACGTATGCCTGAATTTGAAGCCTGGGAGGATAAGCTTCAACTGAAGCTCTCCGTTTTATATGAACGTCTTTATCTCCAAGGATTAAAGGATGGTATGCAGCTTGCCAATGCCTTTACTGCCCCTTCTGTTCTCTCGGATTAGACGGCGAATTCTAAGCATACACATACTTTATATTTGGACTGTCCAGGCGACAGTCTTTTTCTTATGTATATGATTGGAAGGGATACATTCCTATATTGTCGAATAACCATACATATTGTAAATCCAGACGATGAGAGGTTCTACTATGTTTAAAGCGCTATGGTCTATCTTCAAGAAGTCAGATACTGAGCCACCCCAGCCTGTGCGTAGAGCACCAACTGCCAAG of the Paenibacillus pedocola genome contains:
- a CDS encoding helix-turn-helix domain-containing protein, whose product is MKHRKEPPGDKNIIGTRVVAIRKAKRMKQKDFLARLQTFGLDISPTSLSRLEGQYRLVQDYEVVAIAKALEVSVGELLGETKCMNDFE